The DNA region TCAGTAATagagaggttcggcatcgtgtgtccgggcacagagatgataatccaattggtgtcaccatcttgaaacaccgacttcggtggctcggacatgttctccgaatgtcgtctcagagaatcccacgtcgtgcattatttgccgactctgggactggttggaagaagcggagaggtggtcagtgcatgacatggtgtcgtggcatgaaagaaagctgcaaaggactggcttgtgttggtccttcacgactccctggttggggtctgagagatggtgcaacacagtggctagagacgtaaccaaatatggctcagaatagaagccagtggcgatcctgctgtaaccttcttttactttcttcttaAAAGTGATCGTAACTTCTTTagctgaaagaattctttctggttgtgtCTTTCTGTTTCccctattattaatattattattccacTGCCATACACTAATTTGTGGTCGTTATTTGTTCCCTTCTTCTTTTTACACGCACCTTACATTTTTATCTCTTGccattttcattgttattgtgtggcgcatatgtatctggtgcccccttgtaccaatatttgtgttcaaataaataaataaacattttttgttCAGTTGTGCAAGGAAACTAATATCTAGGTATATTATATTGGCTTGGTTCTCAttcccagaacagagtgggttggagaatgctggtcggcggcctatgctccattaggagtaacaggcgtaagtaagtaagtagttggTTCTCATTGGACTGACGATGTTATACAAACCAGTGGTTTCAATACTCGACTATCAATCACTAGCTTAATCACCCGTTCAGTTCTACTCTACCttcaatataataaaataatagacCCTCTAAAAAGATAAAGGGTGTATTCTAGTCAGGAAACTTACAGGATTATTCGGAAGGCTATGACAAGATGAAGTATACTAACACTCATGAGTCGAATGATTACTGTAGCAACCATAAAAAAGCCTGTGTAATCCATGTGACCTTCGCTCAGTTACAAGTATGCTACCAAATAGTAGATTCCATTATACTCAAAAAGTCATGGAACACGTCAAACATTTGCTTGTATGAAGCATACCAGTTTTCTTTCGGAACACTTTTAACTGCTGACGTATGAACTACTTGGAATCGACCAAACAAGACTGTGATCTGAAACTGTTATTTAGGAAGGAAAATCATTCTGAATTTTGTTAACATTTCTAACTCATTTGAATGTAGCTGTTTTTGTTACTCGCTAAATTCGTCATTGTATAAAGGTAACCGTGGTGTGTTAGTGTCTGTTCATTTATTATGACTTCCTAAATAGAGTTGTAGAGTACCCTACTATTCATAGTTTATAATCAAAATGTATAGAAATGTTTATGATATTGCTTTCTTCATAAGCACTATATTAATTATTAGCAATGAATGAATTCTGTCTTGATTAtatttttacttgaactttGTCCTTTAAAAGCTCCTATTCTTATTTTTTCCGTATGATTTTTACCTCCCTTTTTACAAAGTTGTCATTTGAGTTTGTATAACACGGTTGTACTAAAAATTTTTCTAAATGCCAAATGAATCAgcgaaattaatcaataaattcttcTCCTCATAGTTCGGTTAAGGATACAGGATAGTCCCCAAGATCGAAGGTGTGTCTCATTATCGAGTACATAAACGTATACTTGGTTGATGAATTGCATTAAAACATTggataaatattttgatttgaaaAGACAACATATGTCCCACCCAAAATGGTAGTTTTAAACTTTTATACGACAATCATTTTATGTATAAGCTTACTAATATTTGGTATTTTCAGTATTGAAGCTGGTAAACTTTTACCATGGCAAAGTTACCAGCTGTATCCAACTCATCGTTCTGGAACTGGGCAGAAAACTCTGAAGATTATACCTGTTATTCCCGCAGATGAGACAAGTATGTTTGCTCTTCAGAATATTGATAAAAAACGGTTATTGGTGGGAAGCTTTGTGTAATTGTTTATATCCTTAATTTTCATAGGAAAGTTTCAGACTAAAAAACGTTTTAGCGCTTGTGCTGATGATTTATTTTACACTGAAGAATCTATGAAACAAAATCTGGTCTTATATAGTTCTCTTATGGAATCCCCATATACCTTTAACCACTCAATGAGAATAATATCTAGAGCTTGATAAGATTGATCATTTATTGGTTCAATTACCTTTGAGCTTGGACTTGAATAAGGGTAAGAAATATAGCACTTGAAACCCTTTGTGTTCGGATGAATTATGGTATCGAGTATAAAAAGTTTGTTGTAGCCTCATGACTGCTCTAATAATAATGTGATCAGTCTGCTTATCGACTTTGACCGAATCAATAGGAGTCAATCATCTATTATCGAAAGTTGGTTAATGCAGTTAAGCATCCGTAAATTACAATCCAGGTGATAATATAAGAATTAACTGTCCAAAACTTTAACAGCATTTAGAAGCCGAAGTATTTCAAAAACAGATTAAAAAATATCTTGAACAGTAACCACAAATAGTAGTATATATTTGAAGGTTTTAAGAAGTTAATGAGGTGCTGAATTCGTGTGCAAGCTTTCGAATTAATAGTCTAATTGCTAAAATTATTATTCAGCTAGATTCAAACTCCTTACTATGTGGCCACCAAGATATAATCCAGAAAGAAAATAGCATAACATTATTCTAGGAGTTAGAAAATGATTAATTCTACAAAAAGACCAGTCATATGATGTACATTTAAAAAGCTCTTATTACTCTTCGAACTGATAAGGTGAAAGTACAGAAATCTAGTACTCTGTTAACGAGAAATCATCTGCACGAAAAGTCTCACTACTTAAAATTGTTCATCAGAAATTATCCAGGAAAACATAGGTTTCTACCTGTCTCTTGTGAAGAGTCCACGCATATTAATAGCATATAATAGCATGCATTGATTAAAGACGTTTTAAGAACCTACCTTGTTATCAAATAAAGGCGTTGCCTATAAACGTTTACATATCTTGAAGGATCAAAGTTTAGTCTTGTCCTTAACTCCATCCGATATTTACTCGCCTTGCTCGATGAGATCACTTTGCGTAAGTTTTTCTGGTCTAAGAAAATGGTTCGTTGGACATTAATGAGCTGGAATGGGATTAATATGGATTAGATCATATTAGAATTCCAGATAGATACTTTACAAAAACCTACAGCTTTGTGAACTCTT from Schistosoma haematobium chromosome ZW, whole genome shotgun sequence includes:
- the REV1_1 gene encoding deoxycytidyl transferase, variant 5 (EggNog:ENOG410W00X) encodes the protein MLVKPGLSELRMLDDSVFDHRCLRRIADIQWQYHVSNREVRHRVSGHRDDNPIGVTILKHRLRWLGHVLRMSSQRIPRRALFADSGTGWKKRRGGQCMTWCRGMKESCKGLACVGPSRLPGWGLRDGATQWLET